Proteins co-encoded in one uncultured Bacteroides sp. genomic window:
- a CDS encoding alpha-2-macroglobulin family protein — MRTRLLTLLVFVMTGVSLFAQKQTYEKLWKSVEAFEKKDLPQSVIKMTNEIYQKAFAEKNSPQMFKAYLYNANTKLKIDADSFYVNLKGLEKWEAESTVPMDKAILNSMIAELYADYAQNNSWQLRNGKQLTGETPEDIREWSTNLFIQKAFSCLRNSLKDQKLLQETSSSAYEPIVTNGETSNYFLHDMFHLLAKRALSSLSTLQSFSKDIYPQTLLKSEIAFANSENFLKSKIPVAGEYDVVAEKCRIYQDLSAYYQLVGNKNAVLLTDLERLDYTKQQFEETNVDEWKTIQKKELGADPYIAALNYLIAQNSSNEVCAEVYLEKANYLSEKRNLPLELDLLNEAIQKYPNYKRINLLKNSKQQILNPNLNIESPQIIYPGNLFDLKVSHRNLDGFKINLYKVNLPVTSPKLNETLDKSFYKKYAQLITTEHYSLVRPVDYQQKDSVFKVKASALGIYLMDIIPDAKNGNVSTNFFYSSAFKVLTRNLSDNKIEIITLDAQSGQPIPEATVSLFVYSKGDKKEHSKVTTDANGSVVIDKADKLRWLTASKGNDVALPLQNINTYRYSYAEAKKENELVTLLTDRTLYRPGQTVFVKGIAYRSASDTAHVVADRGYVLQLLDANNKVVATKTLITNEFGSFTTDFSLPTVTLNGQFCLKTDFGSTYIRVEEYKRPTFEITFKPLEGSYTFNDSVRVQGSAKTFSGVAVQGSSIKYSITRVQPYWWEWREGQETTLTSGEAVVDEKGDFVVPFRLLPDLSDDLDECYYTYKVKATLTDTAGETQTAETSISVGSTSLVLSTDMDDEICRDKVISATFKADNLSQKPVNVEGTYQLFAKGNKKPVLEGKFTSNKLQELTAWKELPSGEYNLVLSALDEKGRKATCNKLLVLFLVNDKQPPVSKPMWCKLMDTTFAPDKPATILFGSGEKDVHVIYDIFACGKHIESRRLALSNSVQRFDIPYKDEYGDGVFVNFCFVKNGQVYQQGESIQKALPDNKLTLKWEVFRDKLKPGQKEEWKLTIKNAKETAANAELLASMYDASLDKIWKRDQGLSVNFGRVIPTVNWIYPYSNNNYYYFSFPLKGYPYTNFSYDEIMRTYLNSFDVQSLSLNEVAVVGYGTKAKGVKIRGISSALAGRVAGIRANAESSVPPPPALKSSVKFVAPVIKKDEEINDEDEVKDQEEILDSTIPIRENFNETAFFYPQLRTNEKGEVSFSFTMPESLTRWTFKGIAHTKDMQIGTIDGETVTSKDFMVTPNMPRFVRVGDQTSISARIINVSQKEVKGDVKMQLFDPATEQVILTKEKAFSVKAGETTSFSFDFSADASYSLLGCRIVADGGNFSDGEQHLLPVLSNKERIIETLAMPVRGNQTREFSMKELFNGNSKTATDRKLTVEFTGNPAWYAVQSLPDLSNPTNESAVSWATAFYANSLASSIMNAQPRIKLVFDQWKAQGETKETLWSNLQKNQDVKNILLEESPWLTEAKSEAEQKQRLALLFDLNTIQYKNTQALAKLKELQLNNGAWTWYKGMNGSRYITQFVLETMGRLSKLTGEPLNGDALNMQQSAFRYLHGEMLQKYKDIKKDEKKYGPTLGLDDESLHYLYLCALTGEKIPSVNKEAYNFFLSKIHQTLKNQTLMGKALSTVVLAKAGRNAEAKDFLNSMKEYAAKTDEMGMFYSASVNPYSWFGNKMKMQTAVLEAFDEVAKDSVTVEEMKMWILKQKQAQSWDSPVSTVNAVYALLNRGNNLLDNPGDVRISFGKQVMETYSPAQTTIPSTGYIKKSFEDVATTSALGQIKVEKRDAGIAWGAVYAQYLEETDRVKQQGKELNVSKTLYVERLVNGVKELQPLKTNAKLKVGDKVVSRIIIKVDRDMDFVQLKDQRAACFEPLESLSGYRWGAGTGYYVAVKDASTNFFFDSLTKGTYVLEHSFFVTRTGYYSCGIATLQSAYAPEFASHSSSERVVVE; from the coding sequence ATGAGAACCAGACTATTAACCCTTTTGGTATTTGTGATGACAGGGGTGTCTTTATTTGCCCAAAAGCAGACTTATGAGAAACTGTGGAAGAGTGTTGAGGCTTTTGAGAAGAAAGATCTGCCCCAATCGGTAATAAAAATGACAAATGAAATCTATCAGAAAGCGTTTGCCGAGAAAAACTCTCCGCAAATGTTTAAGGCATATCTCTATAATGCCAATACAAAACTGAAGATTGATGCCGATAGCTTTTATGTAAACCTGAAAGGTTTGGAAAAGTGGGAAGCGGAATCAACAGTTCCTATGGATAAAGCAATTCTTAATTCCATGATAGCCGAGCTTTATGCAGACTATGCTCAGAATAATTCCTGGCAACTGCGTAATGGAAAACAATTAACCGGGGAAACTCCCGAAGATATTCGCGAATGGAGCACCAATCTTTTTATTCAGAAAGCTTTTTCTTGTTTGCGGAATTCGCTAAAGGATCAGAAACTGTTGCAGGAAACTTCTTCATCTGCTTATGAACCAATTGTGACGAACGGTGAAACAAGTAATTATTTCCTCCATGATATGTTTCATCTGCTGGCGAAACGTGCGCTTTCTTCTCTTTCAACTTTACAAAGCTTTTCGAAAGATATTTATCCGCAGACACTGTTGAAATCTGAAATTGCTTTTGCAAACAGTGAAAACTTTCTGAAATCTAAGATTCCTGTGGCAGGTGAATATGATGTTGTTGCAGAGAAATGTCGTATATACCAGGATTTGAGTGCTTATTATCAATTAGTTGGAAATAAAAATGCCGTATTGCTTACGGATCTTGAAAGATTGGATTATACAAAACAGCAGTTTGAAGAAACAAATGTGGATGAATGGAAAACCATTCAGAAAAAGGAATTAGGTGCTGATCCTTATATTGCAGCACTTAATTACTTAATTGCTCAGAATTCTTCAAATGAAGTTTGTGCGGAAGTATATTTGGAAAAGGCGAATTATCTTTCTGAAAAGAGGAATCTTCCTTTGGAATTGGATCTATTGAACGAAGCTATTCAAAAATATCCTAACTATAAGCGGATTAATTTGTTGAAAAATAGCAAACAACAGATTCTAAATCCTAATTTAAATATTGAATCTCCTCAGATAATTTATCCGGGTAATCTATTCGATCTTAAAGTTTCTCATAGGAATCTGGATGGTTTTAAAATTAACCTGTATAAAGTGAACCTTCCGGTAACATCTCCCAAGCTAAATGAAACGTTGGATAAGAGTTTCTATAAGAAGTATGCCCAACTTATTACTACAGAACATTATTCATTGGTGCGTCCGGTTGATTATCAGCAGAAAGATTCTGTTTTTAAAGTGAAAGCTTCGGCGTTAGGAATATATCTGATGGATATTATTCCCGATGCAAAGAATGGCAATGTTTCAACTAACTTTTTTTATTCTTCTGCTTTTAAAGTCCTAACGCGTAATCTTTCTGATAATAAAATTGAGATTATCACGCTTGATGCACAGAGCGGACAACCAATTCCCGAAGCAACAGTTTCTCTTTTTGTGTATAGTAAAGGAGATAAAAAGGAGCATTCAAAAGTAACTACAGATGCTAATGGAAGTGTGGTGATTGATAAAGCGGATAAACTAAGATGGCTTACTGCTTCAAAAGGTAATGATGTAGCACTGCCACTACAGAATATAAATACTTACCGATATTCTTATGCGGAAGCAAAAAAAGAAAATGAGCTAGTTACTTTGCTGACGGATCGCACCCTTTATCGTCCGGGGCAGACTGTCTTTGTGAAAGGTATTGCATACCGTTCGGCTTCAGATACAGCTCATGTGGTGGCAGACAGAGGATATGTTCTTCAATTGCTTGATGCCAATAATAAAGTTGTTGCAACAAAAACTTTAATTACTAATGAGTTTGGATCATTTACAACTGATTTTTCTTTGCCAACTGTAACACTTAACGGTCAGTTCTGTTTGAAAACGGATTTCGGAAGCACTTATATCCGTGTGGAAGAATATAAGCGCCCCACTTTTGAGATAACTTTCAAGCCTTTAGAAGGAAGTTATACATTCAATGATTCAGTAAGAGTTCAAGGATCTGCAAAGACTTTTTCAGGAGTAGCAGTTCAAGGCTCTTCGATAAAATATAGCATTACTCGTGTTCAGCCTTACTGGTGGGAATGGCGCGAAGGGCAAGAAACTACATTAACCTCGGGCGAAGCTGTGGTTGACGAGAAAGGTGATTTTGTAGTTCCTTTCCGTTTGCTTCCCGATCTTAGCGATGATCTCGACGAATGTTATTATACATATAAGGTTAAAGCAACGCTTACTGATACTGCAGGAGAGACACAAACTGCCGAAACATCTATTTCGGTGGGCAGCACTTCATTGGTCCTGTCTACGGATATGGATGATGAAATTTGTCGGGACAAAGTTATCAGCGCAACATTTAAGGCTGATAACCTTAGTCAGAAACCGGTAAATGTGGAAGGCACCTACCAATTATTTGCAAAAGGCAATAAGAAGCCTGTCTTAGAAGGGAAATTTACTTCAAATAAATTACAGGAACTCACAGCCTGGAAGGAATTACCTTCCGGAGAATATAATCTGGTTCTCTCTGCTCTGGATGAGAAGGGAAGAAAAGCTACTTGTAATAAACTATTGGTCCTTTTTTTAGTCAATGATAAGCAACCACCTGTTTCCAAGCCAATGTGGTGCAAGCTGATGGATACTACATTTGCTCCAGACAAGCCGGCAACTATTTTATTCGGGTCGGGAGAGAAGGATGTACATGTTATTTATGATATTTTTGCGTGTGGCAAGCATATTGAAAGTCGCCGTCTTGCTTTGTCCAATTCGGTTCAACGTTTTGATATTCCTTATAAGGATGAGTATGGAGATGGCGTTTTTGTCAATTTCTGTTTTGTGAAGAACGGTCAGGTGTATCAGCAGGGAGAAAGTATTCAGAAAGCTTTGCCCGATAATAAGCTTACTTTAAAATGGGAAGTGTTCCGTGATAAATTAAAACCCGGGCAGAAAGAGGAGTGGAAACTAACCATTAAAAATGCAAAAGAAACGGCTGCTAATGCTGAGCTTTTAGCTTCAATGTACGATGCTTCTTTAGATAAGATATGGAAAAGAGACCAGGGTTTGTCTGTAAACTTTGGACGTGTTATCCCTACAGTAAATTGGATTTATCCGTATTCCAATAATAACTATTACTATTTTAGTTTTCCATTAAAAGGTTATCCCTATACGAATTTCTCTTACGATGAGATTATGAGAACTTATTTAAACTCTTTTGATGTCCAAAGTCTTTCACTTAATGAAGTTGCAGTCGTTGGTTATGGAACAAAAGCAAAAGGTGTAAAGATACGTGGCATATCGAGTGCTTTGGCTGGTCGTGTAGCAGGTATACGTGCGAATGCAGAATCATCTGTTCCTCCTCCTCCGGCATTGAAAAGTTCTGTTAAGTTTGTTGCTCCTGTAATTAAAAAAGACGAGGAAATTAATGATGAAGATGAAGTGAAGGATCAGGAGGAAATATTAGACTCAACCATCCCTATCCGTGAAAACTTCAACGAAACAGCATTCTTCTATCCGCAGCTTCGTACAAACGAAAAGGGGGAAGTAAGTTTCTCATTCACCATGCCCGAAAGTCTTACCCGCTGGACGTTTAAAGGAATTGCACATACAAAAGACATGCAGATTGGAACCATTGATGGAGAAACCGTGACAAGTAAAGACTTTATGGTTACACCTAATATGCCTCGTTTTGTGAGAGTCGGAGATCAAACTTCAATATCTGCACGAATTATCAACGTTTCTCAGAAAGAAGTAAAGGGAGATGTGAAAATGCAGCTATTTGATCCGGCTACAGAACAGGTTATATTAACAAAGGAAAAGGCCTTTTCTGTAAAAGCAGGAGAGACTACGAGCTTTTCGTTTGATTTTTCAGCCGATGCAAGCTATTCTCTCTTAGGATGCAGAATAGTGGCTGATGGTGGAAACTTTAGTGATGGCGAACAACATCTGCTTCCGGTTCTTAGCAATAAAGAACGAATCATTGAAACGCTGGCAATGCCTGTCCGTGGAAATCAGACTCGTGAGTTTTCTATGAAGGAACTCTTTAACGGGAATTCGAAAACAGCAACAGATCGTAAGTTAACAGTTGAGTTTACCGGAAATCCGGCATGGTATGCTGTGCAGAGTTTGCCTGATTTGTCTAATCCTACCAACGAAAGTGCGGTGTCTTGGGCAACGGCTTTCTATGCAAACTCACTGGCTTCATCTATTATGAATGCACAACCTCGCATTAAACTGGTCTTTGATCAGTGGAAGGCTCAGGGTGAAACGAAAGAAACATTGTGGAGCAATCTGCAAAAGAATCAGGATGTGAAGAATATCTTGCTGGAAGAATCTCCTTGGTTAACTGAAGCTAAGAGTGAGGCTGAACAAAAACAGCGGTTGGCTTTGCTTTTTGATCTGAATACTATTCAATATAAAAATACTCAGGCGCTGGCTAAATTAAAAGAGTTGCAACTGAATAACGGGGCGTGGACCTGGTACAAAGGGATGAACGGCAGTCGTTACATTACACAATTTGTGTTGGAAACCATGGGGCGGTTGAGCAAACTCACTGGCGAACCATTGAATGGTGATGCGTTGAATATGCAACAATCTGCTTTCAGATATTTACATGGTGAGATGCTTCAGAAATACAAAGATATAAAGAAAGACGAGAAAAAGTATGGTCCTACATTGGGGCTGGATGACGAGTCTCTGCATTATCTTTACTTATGTGCGCTGACTGGAGAGAAGATTCCTTCGGTTAATAAAGAGGCTTATAACTTCTTCCTGAGTAAAATACATCAGACTCTGAAGAATCAAACATTGATGGGAAAAGCTCTTTCAACAGTTGTTCTTGCAAAAGCCGGCAGGAATGCTGAGGCTAAGGATTTCTTAAATTCAATGAAAGAGTATGCTGCGAAAACTGATGAGATGGGAATGTTCTACTCAGCAAGTGTGAATCCGTATTCTTGGTTTGGTAATAAGATGAAGATGCAGACGGCTGTATTGGAGGCTTTTGATGAAGTGGCTAAAGATTCGGTTACTGTTGAAGAAATGAAAATGTGGATATTGAAACAAAAACAGGCACAATCTTGGGATTCTCCGGTTTCCACAGTGAATGCCGTTTATGCTTTATTGAACAGAGGAAATAATCTATTAGATAATCCCGGTGATGTGAGAATCTCTTTCGGTAAACAAGTGATGGAGACTTATTCTCCTGCTCAAACAACGATCCCATCTACCGGATATATAAAGAAATCATTTGAAGATGTTGCCACTACATCGGCATTGGGCCAGATCAAAGTGGAAAAACGTGACGCGGGTATTGCCTGGGGAGCTGTTTATGCACAATATCTGGAAGAGACAGATAGGGTGAAGCAACAAGGCAAAGAGCTGAATGTTTCTAAAACATTATATGTGGAACGTTTGGTGAACGGGGTGAAAGAACTGCAACCGTTGAAAACGAATGCAAAACTAAAAGTTGGTGATAAGGTGGTTTCACGTATTATCATAAAGGTGGATCGTGATATGGACTTTGTACAATTGAAAGATCAGCGTGCTGCCTGCTTTGAACCGCTTGAATCACTTTCCGGTTATCGTTGGGGTGCAGGAACGGGATATTATGTGGCGGTGAAAGATGCTTCCACCAATTTCTTTTTTGATTCATTGACCAAAGGAACTTATGTGCTGGAACATTCATTCTTTGTAACCAGAACCGGGTATTATTCATGCGGTATTGCTACTTTACAGTCGGCTTATGCACCGGAGTTCGCCTCACATTCTTCATCGGAACGTGTGGTTGTGGAATAA
- a CDS encoding aminoacyl-histidine dipeptidase, with amino-acid sequence MKTIQSLAPEAVWKHFYSLTRVPRPSGFMKPVTEFMINFGKSLNLESFTDEIGNVIIRKPASPGMENRKGVILQAHMDMVPQKNNDTAHDFEKDPIETYIDGDWVKAKGTTLGADDGMGVAAIMAVLEDNTLKHGPLEALITVDEETGMYGAFALKRESIKGEILLNLDSEDEGELYIGCAGGEDVTATFQYKEVEPEEGDIAVKVILTGLRGGHSGLEINQGRANANKLMVRFLREAVASYEARLAIFEGGNMRNAIPREAHIIVTIPKENEEELVDLVQYCENMFNEEYEGIEENISFKAEKTDLPKGLVPEEIQDDIINSIFACQNGVMRNIPSIPDTVETSSNLAIVKVENGLAEVKILARSASDSMKEFLTTSIECCFNMAGAKVEMSGGYSGWQPDVNSPILHAMKASYKAQFGEEPAVKVIHAGLECGIIGANIPGLDMISFGPTLRSPHSPDERVYIPSVKKFYEFLVATLEQTPVKE; translated from the coding sequence ATGAAAACAATTCAATCATTGGCTCCGGAAGCCGTATGGAAACATTTCTACTCATTAACCAGAGTTCCCCGTCCTTCAGGTTTTATGAAACCTGTAACAGAGTTTATGATAAACTTCGGAAAGAGTTTAAATCTGGAATCATTTACCGATGAAATAGGTAATGTTATTATAAGAAAGCCGGCTTCCCCGGGAATGGAAAACAGAAAAGGCGTGATTCTTCAGGCACACATGGACATGGTTCCACAAAAGAATAACGATACCGCTCACGATTTTGAGAAAGATCCTATCGAAACTTATATAGATGGCGACTGGGTAAAGGCGAAAGGTACAACACTTGGTGCTGATGATGGAATGGGTGTTGCGGCAATCATGGCTGTTCTTGAGGACAACACATTGAAACATGGTCCGCTGGAAGCGTTGATTACTGTAGACGAAGAGACTGGTATGTACGGAGCTTTTGCTCTGAAGAGGGAGAGTATCAAGGGCGAAATTCTTTTGAATCTGGATTCTGAAGACGAAGGAGAGCTTTACATTGGCTGTGCCGGTGGTGAAGATGTAACTGCTACTTTCCAATATAAAGAAGTGGAACCTGAAGAAGGCGACATTGCTGTAAAAGTGATCCTGACAGGTCTGCGTGGCGGACACTCCGGTTTGGAAATCAATCAGGGACGTGCCAATGCAAATAAACTGATGGTTCGTTTCCTTCGCGAAGCAGTTGCCAGCTATGAAGCCAGACTTGCCATCTTCGAAGGCGGAAATATGCGTAATGCTATTCCACGCGAAGCACATATTATTGTAACAATACCTAAAGAGAACGAGGAAGAACTGGTAGACCTGGTACAATACTGCGAGAATATGTTTAATGAAGAGTACGAAGGTATTGAGGAAAATATCAGTTTCAAGGCAGAGAAAACTGATTTACCAAAAGGACTTGTTCCCGAAGAAATACAGGATGATATCATCAACTCCATTTTTGCTTGTCAGAATGGTGTTATGAGAAATATTCCTTCTATTCCTGATACAGTAGAAACATCTTCAAACCTTGCAATTGTTAAGGTTGAAAACGGACTGGCAGAGGTGAAGATCCTTGCCAGAAGTGCTTCTGATTCCATGAAAGAATTCCTCACAACCAGCATTGAATGCTGTTTCAATATGGCAGGAGCCAAGGTGGAAATGTCTGGTGGCTATTCAGGATGGCAACCCGACGTGAACTCTCCGATACTTCATGCGATGAAAGCTTCCTATAAAGCACAGTTTGGTGAAGAACCAGCGGTGAAGGTTATTCATGCCGGACTGGAATGTGGTATCATTGGTGCTAATATCCCTGGATTGGATATGATTTCTTTTGGCCCTACATTGCGTTCTCCTCACTCACCAGACGAACGTGTTTACATTCCTTCAGTTAAGAAGTTCTATGAATTCCTTGTTGCAACTTTGGAACAAACACCGGTTAAGGAATAA
- a CDS encoding lysylphosphatidylglycerol synthase transmembrane domain-containing protein yields the protein MGTPPFKKIIKKTLQIALPVVLGGFILVWVYRDFDFSRVGHVLLHEMNYWWILVSLIFGVFSHIFRGWRWKQTLEPLDAYPKSSNCVNAIFISYAANLVLPRVGEVSRCTVLSKYDGVSFSKSLGTVVTERIIDSIMVLAIVGTTFILQLGIFKSFFLKTGTSLDSIEAMFLSPEFYIIILCVVGVSVLLYKLMRLLSFFEKVKGIVLNVWEGILTLKHVKNKPLFILYTFLIWFCYFMEFYLTFFCFDFSSNLSFMAGLVLFAAGSVAVVVPTPNGAGPWHFAIISMMVLYGVNPTDAGIFALIKHGIQTLLLILLGVYGLVALPFTNKN from the coding sequence TTGGGAACACCTCCATTTAAAAAGATAATAAAAAAGACACTTCAGATAGCTTTACCAGTAGTCTTGGGTGGTTTTATTTTAGTCTGGGTTTATAGAGATTTTGATTTTTCGAGAGTAGGTCATGTACTTCTTCATGAGATGAACTACTGGTGGATATTAGTCTCTCTGATTTTTGGTGTATTTAGTCATATATTCCGGGGATGGAGATGGAAACAAACGCTTGAGCCGCTTGATGCTTATCCAAAATCCAGTAACTGTGTGAATGCAATATTCATATCTTATGCCGCGAATCTGGTATTGCCCCGTGTGGGAGAGGTATCCAGATGCACAGTGCTTTCCAAGTATGACGGGGTATCTTTCTCCAAATCTCTTGGAACAGTGGTTACCGAACGAATCATAGATTCAATCATGGTTCTGGCAATTGTCGGGACCACATTTATTCTTCAACTGGGTATCTTTAAAAGCTTTTTTCTAAAGACGGGAACCAGTCTGGACTCCATTGAAGCCATGTTCCTTTCTCCTGAATTTTATATAATTATACTTTGTGTTGTAGGTGTATCTGTCCTGCTTTACAAGCTGATGCGGCTACTATCGTTTTTTGAAAAAGTAAAAGGAATCGTACTGAACGTTTGGGAAGGCATATTAACCCTGAAACATGTGAAGAATAAGCCTCTTTTCATATTGTATACATTCCTTATCTGGTTCTGTTACTTCATGGAATTTTATCTGACCTTCTTTTGTTTTGATTTTTCTTCGAACTTAAGTTTTATGGCCGGACTGGTTTTGTTTGCAGCAGGAAGTGTGGCAGTAGTGGTTCCAACACCAAACGGTGCAGGTCCCTGGCATTTCGCAATAATTTCAATGATGGTTCTTTATGGTGTTAATCCTACTGATGCGGGTATATTTGCCTTAATTAAACATGGAATACAAACATTATTACTAATTTTACTGGGTGTATATGGGTTAGTGGCCCTGCCATTTACAAATAAAAATTAA
- the rsmA gene encoding 16S rRNA (adenine(1518)-N(6)/adenine(1519)-N(6))-dimethyltransferase RsmA, which produces MRAVKPKKFLGQHFLKDLKIAQDIANTVDVVPELPVLEVGPGMGVLTQFLVKKERTIKVVEVDYESVAYLREAFPSLEDHIIEDDFLKMNLERVFSGGQFVLTGNYPYNISSQIFFKMLDNKNLIPCCTGMIQKEVAERIAAGPGSKTYGILSVLIQAWYHVEYLFTVSETVFNPPPKVKSAVIRMTRNETMELGCDEKLFKQVVKTTFNQRRKTLRNSIKPILGKDCPLCEDVLFNKRPEQLSVAEFINLTNNVEKALAEQQQKAAE; this is translated from the coding sequence ATGAGAGCAGTAAAACCAAAGAAATTCCTCGGACAACATTTTCTGAAAGATCTAAAGATTGCCCAAGATATTGCAAATACGGTAGATGTAGTACCAGAACTTCCTGTATTAGAGGTAGGGCCGGGCATGGGAGTTCTCACTCAGTTTCTGGTTAAAAAGGAACGGACGATAAAGGTTGTGGAAGTGGACTATGAATCTGTTGCATATCTTCGCGAGGCTTTTCCTTCGCTCGAAGATCATATTATAGAGGACGATTTTCTGAAGATGAATCTGGAAAGAGTATTCAGCGGAGGTCAGTTTGTACTGACGGGTAACTATCCATACAACATCTCAAGCCAGATATTTTTCAAGATGCTCGACAACAAAAACCTGATTCCCTGCTGCACGGGTATGATCCAAAAAGAGGTTGCCGAACGAATAGCAGCCGGTCCAGGCAGCAAAACTTACGGTATTCTGAGTGTACTTATCCAGGCATGGTATCATGTGGAATATCTTTTCACGGTCAGCGAAACAGTATTCAATCCACCCCCCAAGGTTAAAAGCGCCGTAATCAGAATGACCCGGAATGAAACAATGGAACTTGGCTGTGACGAGAAACTTTTCAAACAAGTGGTGAAAACTACTTTTAATCAACGCAGAAAAACATTAAGGAATTCCATAAAACCTATCTTAGGAAAGGACTGCCCTCTTTGCGAAGATGTATTATTCAATAAACGACCCGAGCAGCTCTCTGTGGCAGAATTCATCAATTTAACTAACAACGTAGAAAAAGCATTGGCTGAGCAACAGCAAAAGGCAGCTGAATAA
- a CDS encoding DUF349 domain-containing protein encodes MMDTQDTNLPLEEGKLEEEKNVPEVLEVTTEETPEETTEENTSTAVSLQSKSEVIDRLKELSADAENAHKQELDSLKQTFYKLHKIEQESAKKKFIEEGGSEEAFVPQTDTNETEFKSIMAAIKEKRNALSVELEKKKEENLQIKLGIIEKLKELVNYPEDVNKAYNDFKKLQQEWNEVKLVPQAKVNELWKSYQVYVEKFYDIIKINNEFRDYDFKKNLEIKTKLCEAAEKLANEADVVSAFHQLQKLHQEFRDTGPVVKELRDEIWARFKNASTEVNRRHQQHFEALKEVEQRNLDEKTVICEIVESTEYGELKSFSTWENKTQEIIALQNKWKTIGFAPQKMNVKIFERFRAACDDFFKKKGEFFKSIKEGMNENLERKKALCEKAEALKDNTDWKETSDVLTKLQKEWKTIGPVSKKYSDSIWKRFIDACDYFFEQKNKATSSIHSVEVENMQKKKALIEKLATMDESMEANEASNLVRETIKEWNTVGHVPFREKDKLYKQFHELVDKQFDRLNINAANRKLDNFKSSINNVAGQGDKGGAQSLYREREKLVRSYESMKNEIKTYENNLGFLTSSSKNGNSLVTELNRKVEKLKADLKLTKEKIKVIDESAKQ; translated from the coding sequence ATGATGGACACTCAGGACACTAATCTACCTTTAGAAGAAGGAAAATTAGAAGAAGAAAAGAATGTTCCCGAGGTTTTAGAAGTAACAACTGAAGAAACTCCAGAGGAAACTACCGAAGAAAACACATCGACCGCAGTTAGTTTGCAGTCAAAATCAGAAGTTATTGACAGATTGAAAGAACTGTCTGCTGATGCTGAGAATGCTCATAAACAAGAGCTTGATTCTCTTAAGCAAACATTCTACAAGCTTCACAAAATAGAACAAGAATCAGCAAAGAAAAAATTTATAGAAGAAGGTGGCAGTGAAGAAGCATTTGTTCCTCAGACAGATACTAACGAAACTGAATTTAAATCTATAATGGCCGCTATCAAAGAAAAGAGAAACGCGCTAAGTGTTGAATTGGAAAAGAAAAAAGAAGAAAACCTACAGATAAAATTAGGCATTATTGAGAAGTTGAAAGAACTGGTCAATTATCCGGAAGATGTCAACAAAGCTTATAATGACTTCAAGAAACTTCAGCAAGAGTGGAACGAAGTAAAACTGGTACCTCAAGCCAAAGTGAACGAACTATGGAAAAGTTACCAGGTTTATGTAGAGAAATTCTACGATATCATTAAAATAAATAATGAATTCAGGGATTACGACTTCAAAAAGAACCTGGAGATAAAAACAAAACTTTGTGAAGCTGCCGAAAAACTGGCAAATGAAGCAGACGTTGTTTCTGCTTTTCACCAGTTACAGAAGCTGCATCAGGAATTTCGTGATACAGGTCCCGTAGTCAAAGAACTCAGAGACGAGATCTGGGCCCGTTTTAAAAATGCTTCCACCGAAGTAAACCGCCGCCATCAACAACATTTTGAAGCATTGAAGGAAGTGGAACAACGGAATCTGGATGAAAAAACTGTTATCTGTGAGATTGTTGAATCTACAGAATACGGAGAATTAAAATCATTCTCTACATGGGAAAACAAAACTCAGGAAATTATTGCCCTCCAGAATAAATGGAAGACAATTGGTTTTGCCCCACAGAAAATGAACGTTAAGATATTCGAGCGGTTCCGTGCTGCCTGCGATGATTTCTTCAAAAAGAAGGGCGAATTCTTTAAGAGCATTAAAGAAGGAATGAACGAGAATCTGGAGCGCAAAAAAGCATTATGCGAAAAGGCGGAAGCTTTGAAAGATAATACAGATTGGAAAGAGACTTCAGACGTTCTGACTAAATTACAGAAAGAATGGAAAACAATTGGTCCTGTATCTAAGAAATATTCTGATTCAATATGGAAACGCTTTATTGATGCCTGCGATTACTTCTTCGAACAAAAAAACAAGGCCACATCTTCCATACACTCTGTGGAAGTTGAAAACATGCAGAAAAAGAAAGCCCTTATCGAAAAGCTGGCAACAATGGACGAAAGTATGGAAGCTAACGAAGCTAGCAACCTGGTTCGTGAAACAATTAAAGAATGGAATACCGTTGGCCATGTACCTTTCAGGGAAAAAGACAAATTATACAAGCAGTTCCATGAACTGGTTGACAAGCAGTTTGATCGTCTCAATATAAATGCGGCCAACAGAAAACTGGATAATTTCAAATCGAGCATCAACAATGTAGCCGGACAAGGTGACAAGGGAGGTGCACAATCACTTTACCGCGAACGCGAAAAGCTGGTTCGTTCTTATGAATCGATGAAAAACGAGATTAAAACATATGAAAATAATCTTGGATTCCTTACTTCTTCATCGAAAAACGGAAATAGTCTGGTTACCGAGCTAAACAGAAAAGTTGAAAAACTAAAAGCTGATCTGAAACTCACTAAGGAAAAAATCAAAGTGATTGATGAGTCGGCTAAACAATAA